The Candidatus Hydrogenedentota bacterium genomic interval AACGGGCTGATGTACGAGATCGTAGAGGGTCACTTGCGGTTTCACGTGCACGCACCGGGCAAAAAGCTAACTGCCGAGCAGGAGCAGGCTACGGATCAATTGCTCGACGTTATCCGATCGTATTTGAAGTGATTCATGGCTGTGGGGATCTCCCGCGGGTTAAGTCATCGAACAAGACCCGAGCACAGGTCGCGTGGCCATGAACGGCGCGCAACAGACAATGGAGAAAAGATCATGGAATCCGCGTTGACGTTGGTGTATTTCCCGACAGCATTGCTGCTGGGGGCGCTGCATGCGCTGGAACCCGGTCATGCAAAAACACTGACAGCAGCCTACCTGATAGGGATCAAAGGCACGAAGCGCGATGCCGTATTGCTTGGGATCTCGGTGGCCGGAACTCACAGTATTGTGGTGATTGCGCTGGCGGCGCTGGCGCTTTGGGTGGGCCGCGAAGCGTTTGCCGATCGCGCCATGTATTGGTTGCAGGTGGGCAGCGGAGCAATCGTGATCGTGCTGGGCGCCTGGATGTTGTGGAAACGGTGGCCTCGCAGGTTGAAGAACCGCGGGCAGGTGGATTGCGCAAGGGCCGATAACGACGGTGATTGCCACAGCCATGACCATGACCATGATCACGGACACCACGGTCATCACCACCACGACCACCACGGCCATGCTAATCATCACCACCAGCATCATCACCACCACGGCCATGCTAATCATCACCACGACCATGACGACATGGATGAAGACGAGCACGCGCGCGCGCATGCGGCGACATTGCCGGAGTACGCAAAACGCGGCGAACGTCCGGGAATACTCCAAATACTGGCGTTTGGGGCTGCCGGCGGTATGATTCCGTGTCCGGCATCGGTGACGGTGATGTTGCTCGCGCTAAGCATCGGCAAGGCTGCGATGGGAATGCTCACGGTATTGGGATTCAGCATTGGACTTGCGCTGGCGCTCGTCGGGATAGGCGTGGCCGTCGTCATCAGTGTGAACGCATTGGGCAAGAACAGTCGATTGACATGGGTGTCAAAATACGCGCCCGCCGTCAGTGCAGGCGTTGTCTTGCTTTCAGGAAGCATGGCGATAGCATTCGCCCAATGGCACTCGTAATACCCCTGCGCTTCGCAAAGTTGAATCATGGAGACACATGCACTTCTGGTTGGACATTTCCCGCAAATGGCCGCGACACTTGGCGAGGGTGTGAGTATAATGCCTCATACTCTTCGCGCTAACGGAGAGACTACACGGGGATCGAAAGGGGATGGTCATGCGGTTGTTGGCGTTGCTGTGTGTGTGCGGGTTCGTAGCTCAAGCGGGTGAGCTCGACGTCCTGGACGTCACCATCGACGGACAGCCTGCTTCGCAGATGATGTCCCGGTACCTGGACGGGAAGGCGGCACAGGTCTTCGACAAACGCCGGGCGGGATTTGCCCAGACGATCGCCACGCAGGAGAGCATTGCGGCACATCAGCAGGCCGCGAAGGATTTCTACACGCAGACCTTGGGCGGCTGGCCGGAGCGCACTCCGTTGAATTCTCGCAAGACGGGCGAAGGCGAGGGAGACGGCTACCGCTACGAAAAGTACATCATCGAGACGATGCCTGGCGTCTACGTTACGGGCGTGTTGTTTCTTCCGGTGGGTGTCACCGCGCCGTTTCCTGGTGTTATCGTGCCATGTGGACACAGCGTTGACGGGAAAGGGAGTGAGGCCTATCAACGCCTGTCGATTCAGTTGGCGAAGAACGGCATGGCTGCATTTATTTACGACCCAGAGGGGCAGGGCGAGCGGTATTACTTCTTCAGAGACGACAAGAAGCCCCGCTACGGCACGACCATACACCACACCCTTGTGGGCACGGGCGCGATCCTGACCGGCACGAGCACGGCCATGTACTTCATTTGGGATGGAATGCGCGCAATCGACTTTTTGCAGAGCCGCGACGACATCATCAAGGACAAGATTGGTTGCACTGGAAACTCCGGTGGCGGAACACTGACCAGTTACATTATGGCGATGGACGAGCGCGTTGCGTGCGCCGCTCCGAGCTGCTACATCACGTCCTTTGAACGGCTGTGGGCGACACAAGGACCTCAGGATGCGGAGCAGGATATGTACGGGCAGGTTGCGCAAGGGTTGGAGCACGCGGATTTCGCGATCATGCGCGCGCCACGGCCGACGCTGTTGTGTACGGCGACTGGCGATTTCTTCGACATCACGGGCACGTGGACCTCGTTCCGAGAAGCGAAACGGGTCTACACGCAATTGGGTTTCCCGGAACGGATGGACTTGATGGAAGCCCCCGGCGAGCACGGGCTCGCGAAACCGCAACGCGAAGCAATTCTGCGGTGGATGTCGCGCTGGCTGAAGGGAGTCGATACGGTCATCACGGAACCGGACTTTGCGGTGTTGACTCCCGAGCAGATCCAGTGTTCGCCGGAAGGCCAGGTGATGTGGATGGAAGGCGCGCGCTCGTTGTTCGATGTGAACATGGAACGCGAGTCCAGACTGGCGGCGCAACGCGAGGGATTCTGGAAGGCCACACCGAAGGCTGACGCAATTAGCAGAGTCCGTGAACTTATCGTCGCGAAACGATACGAGGAGATAGCATCGCCGGCCATCACTGAGGCGGGGCCGCTGAAGGTCGATGGTGCATCGATAGACAGAGTGCTGTTGAAGCCCGAAGACGGGATTGTCCTGCCCGCGCTGGTGTTCCGTCCGAGCGGCGCCGCAAAGGGCTGGGTCATTTACTGCAACGGCGAAGGCAAGGCAGCCGACGCGCAGCCCGATGGGCCTATCGCGACGCTGGTTCGCGAAGGAAACGCGGTGTTGGCGGTCGATCTTCGTGGAATAGGAGAAACTCAAGCGGTCGAGAAGTCAAAGGATTGGGGCGAACTCATTGGCAAGGGCTGGCCAGACTATTTTCGCGCCTATCAACTGCGGCGTTCGCTCGTGGGGATGTGGGCGGAAGACATTTACGCGTGTGTACGCTATTGCGCGGTGCAGGCTCCGGAAGACGGCCCGGTGAACCTGGTGGCTGTAGGCGGAGCAACGGTGCCGGCGCTTCATGCGGCGGCATTGCAGGACGGGTTGTTCGCTTCGTTAACGCTTCGTAACGGGATTCCCTCTTGGTCGGAAGTGGTGCGCACGCCAAATGCCAAGCAGCAGTT includes:
- a CDS encoding sulfite exporter TauE/SafE family protein, with the protein product MESALTLVYFPTALLLGALHALEPGHAKTLTAAYLIGIKGTKRDAVLLGISVAGTHSIVVIALAALALWVGREAFADRAMYWLQVGSGAIVIVLGAWMLWKRWPRRLKNRGQVDCARADNDGDCHSHDHDHDHGHHGHHHHDHHGHANHHHQHHHHHGHANHHHDHDDMDEDEHARAHAATLPEYAKRGERPGILQILAFGAAGGMIPCPASVTVMLLALSIGKAAMGMLTVLGFSIGLALALVGIGVAVVISVNALGKNSRLTWVSKYAPAVSAGVVLLSGSMAIAFAQWHS
- a CDS encoding acetylxylan esterase codes for the protein MRLLALLCVCGFVAQAGELDVLDVTIDGQPASQMMSRYLDGKAAQVFDKRRAGFAQTIATQESIAAHQQAAKDFYTQTLGGWPERTPLNSRKTGEGEGDGYRYEKYIIETMPGVYVTGVLFLPVGVTAPFPGVIVPCGHSVDGKGSEAYQRLSIQLAKNGMAAFIYDPEGQGERYYFFRDDKKPRYGTTIHHTLVGTGAILTGTSTAMYFIWDGMRAIDFLQSRDDIIKDKIGCTGNSGGGTLTSYIMAMDERVACAAPSCYITSFERLWATQGPQDAEQDMYGQVAQGLEHADFAIMRAPRPTLLCTATGDFFDITGTWTSFREAKRVYTQLGFPERMDLMEAPGEHGLAKPQREAILRWMSRWLKGVDTVITEPDFAVLTPEQIQCSPEGQVMWMEGARSLFDVNMERESRLAAQREGFWKATPKADAISRVRELIVAKRYEEIASPAITEAGPLKVDGASIDRVLLKPEDGIVLPALVFRPSGAAKGWVIYCNGEGKAADAQPDGPIATLVREGNAVLAVDLRGIGETQAVEKSKDWGELIGKGWPDYFRAYQLRRSLVGMWAEDIYACVRYCAVQAPEDGPVNLVAVGGATVPALHAAALQDGLFASLTLRNGIPSWSEVVRTPNAKQQLMNTVHNALAFYDLPDLKSSMESTKVTEEGTKVETF